The Amblyomma americanum isolate KBUSLIRL-KWMA chromosome 6, ASM5285725v1, whole genome shotgun sequence genome has a window encoding:
- the LOC144136326 gene encoding ubiquitin-ribosomal protein eL40 fusion protein-like has translation MHQKQVFVRGLDGRTLVVDLAPGALVSELKEDLRARLGVPCDQQRLALASGRPLDDADTLEAGCSLDLSLRLVGGVIEPSLRILAQKYNCDKMICRKCYARLHPKATNCRKRKCGHSNNLRPKKKLK, from the exons ATGCATCAGAAACAAGTGTTCGTGCGTGGCCTTGATGGCCGAACGCTGGTGGTGGACCTGGCGCCCGGTGCGCTGGTGTCGGAGCTCAAGGAAGATCTGCGTGCCCGCCTGGGAGTGCCTTGCGACCAGCAGCGGCTGGCTCTGGCCTCTGGGCGGCCGCTGGACGATGCTGACACTCTGGAGGCTGGCTGCAGCCTGGACTTGAGCCTGCGCCTGGTGGGCGGTGTCATCGAGCCCAGCTTGCGCATCCTGGCCCAGAAGTACAACTGCGACAAGATGATCTGCCGCAA GTGCTATGCTCGGCTGCACCCGAAGGCCACGAACTGCCGCAAGCGCAAGTGTGGCCACTCCAACAACCTGCGCCCCaagaagaagctgaagtag